The Mesomycoplasma ovipneumoniae genome includes a region encoding these proteins:
- a CDS encoding DEAD/DEAH box helicase family protein, giving the protein MELTKSQSNAVEQLVEKTTSYLTSSEEIKTKLKKGIYFEAPTGSGKTFMILNYIDKLIEWNKEKVGSKEIVFVFVTLSSAELPKQTEERFNKYKIFIDNKNLNIERIESPSNLNGTAEFDKNYQFFAKPDSVFIMGGASFKSNSILREQGAIEAFLSEIKQKRQILIYIRDEAHIGDINKTSKGKKGKKDKEDKEDKEDKDGKSFEEEMQQNATFILKMTATPKPDFPLVRLSEEDLINDTDLSGLKRITLLKAKKRHNCGLESGKDYDNEQILEIACQKFKEIKKQYNDNIKEPDLVGINPAMLIQIDSKTKKYVQKFYENEEKIIKILEKYNLSWVKYFENKKESNLRQKSNFTLRDISEDMSSVDVIIFKIGPATGWDIPRACMLVQLRNISSFNLGVQTIGRIKRNPCPKYDLKLDSIAHKYFIYSNVDPVKKNVHKLFLKNEYKNDILISGKIEFSGTPVENRSKIINEDQYYNNFENEFDNDPMRKKVKKTFENRLGEYEDDYNANKFISIDTEEYGSARLIKSKISNIVELELAIIRLKNNLKKYFTCKIEKFFDQMKQEFLNDKKTNKQTGKKTNEEQILDLIILLKYGRELARIYKKTIKDQVENAQYKLIFKEHLPEEIEFNNTKKDKSVKTNDSFAYEKIDDKKSKNNKTSKDNLPLDSKAEKFFAQELIKISKKKKNIRFWAKNPAHTKLGFQYINGNEIANSYPDFLVSKNGNYFYFEIKNYKDYDSKKTQLLISGYNKYFEENQINQTNQKKLIVAVCWVDVEQEELYFAGSSNVDEIRNKIDFNEITKTDINNISNEEFEEKRKKLIPSMRLTKLIN; this is encoded by the coding sequence ATGGAATTAACCAAATCTCAAAGTAATGCGGTTGAACAATTAGTTGAGAAAACAACTTCATATCTCACTAGTAGCGAAGAAATTAAGACAAAATTAAAAAAAGGAATTTATTTTGAAGCCCCGACAGGATCAGGAAAAACTTTCATGATCCTAAACTATATTGATAAATTAATTGAATGAAATAAAGAAAAAGTTGGTAGTAAAGAAATAGTTTTTGTATTTGTAACATTATCAAGTGCTGAATTACCTAAACAAACGGAAGAAAGATTTAATAAATATAAAATTTTTATAGATAATAAAAATTTAAATATAGAGAGAATTGAAAGTCCCTCAAACTTGAATGGAACGGCAGAATTTGATAAAAACTATCAATTTTTTGCCAAGCCTGATTCAGTTTTTATTATGGGTGGAGCATCTTTTAAATCAAATTCTATTTTACGTGAGCAAGGAGCAATTGAAGCATTTTTGTCTGAAATTAAACAAAAAAGGCAAATTCTTATTTATATAAGAGATGAGGCCCATATTGGTGATATTAACAAAACTTCAAAAGGAAAAAAAGGCAAAAAAGACAAAGAAGACAAAGAAGACAAAGAAGACAAAGATGGCAAATCTTTTGAAGAAGAAATGCAACAAAATGCAACATTTATATTGAAAATGACAGCAACCCCAAAACCTGATTTCCCATTAGTTCGATTATCTGAAGAAGATTTAATAAATGATACAGATTTAAGTGGTCTTAAGAGGATTACACTTTTAAAAGCCAAAAAACGTCATAATTGTGGCTTAGAAAGTGGTAAAGATTATGATAATGAACAAATTTTGGAAATAGCTTGTCAAAAATTTAAAGAAATTAAAAAACAATATAATGATAATATTAAAGAGCCTGATTTAGTCGGTATTAACCCCGCAATGCTAATCCAAATTGATAGTAAAACTAAAAAATATGTGCAAAAATTTTATGAAAATGAAGAAAAAATAATTAAAATACTCGAAAAATATAATCTTAGTTGAGTAAAATATTTTGAAAATAAAAAAGAAAGTAATTTGCGTCAAAAATCTAATTTCACATTACGTGATATTTCTGAAGATATGTCTTCAGTTGATGTAATAATTTTTAAAATTGGCCCAGCAACAGGATGAGATATTCCAAGAGCATGTATGTTAGTCCAACTTAGAAATATTTCATCTTTTAATTTAGGTGTTCAAACAATTGGCAGAATAAAAAGAAATCCTTGCCCTAAGTATGATTTAAAACTTGATTCCATTGCTCATAAATATTTTATTTATAGTAATGTTGATCCTGTGAAAAAAAATGTGCATAAACTTTTTTTGAAGAATGAATATAAAAATGACATACTTATATCAGGCAAAATCGAATTTTCTGGAACACCTGTTGAAAATAGAAGTAAAATAATTAATGAAGATCAATATTATAACAATTTTGAAAATGAATTTGACAATGACCCTATGCGTAAAAAAGTTAAAAAAACTTTTGAAAACCGCTTGGGAGAATATGAAGACGACTATAATGCCAATAAATTTATTTCTATTGATACTGAAGAGTATGGTTCAGCAAGATTGATTAAATCCAAAATTTCCAACATTGTTGAATTAGAATTAGCAATTATTAGGCTTAAAAACAATTTAAAAAAATATTTTACTTGTAAAATTGAAAAGTTTTTTGACCAAATGAAACAAGAATTTTTAAATGACAAAAAAACAAATAAACAAACAGGCAAAAAAACAAATGAAGAACAAATCTTAGATTTAATTATTTTGTTAAAATATGGGCGAGAACTTGCTAGAATTTATAAAAAAACAATTAAAGATCAAGTTGAAAATGCTCAGTATAAACTTATTTTTAAAGAGCACCTGCCTGAAGAAATTGAGTTTAATAATACTAAAAAAGATAAATCGGTGAAAACTAATGATTCTTTTGCTTATGAAAAAATTGATGACAAAAAATCAAAAAATAACAAAACATCAAAAGATAATCTTCCGTTAGATTCAAAAGCAGAAAAGTTTTTTGCACAAGAATTAATAAAAATTAGTAAAAAAAAGAAAAATATTCGTTTTTGAGCTAAAAACCCAGCCCATACTAAATTAGGCTTTCAATACATTAACGGAAATGAAATTGCAAATTCATATCCTGATTTTTTGGTTAGCAAAAATGGGAATTATTTTTATTTTGAAATCAAAAATTATAAAGATTATGATTCTAAAAAAACACAATTATTAATAAGTGGTTATAATAAATATTTCGAAGAAAATCAAATAAATCAAACAAATCAAAAAAAATTAATCGTAGCTGTTTGTTGAGTTGATGTTGAACAAGAAGAACTTTATTTTGCAGGATCTTCTAATGTAGATGAAATTCGAAATAAAATTGATTTTAATGAAATAACAAAGACCGATATCAACAACATTAGCAATGAAGAATTTGAAGAAAAAAGAAAAAAACTTATTCCGTCAATGCGTTTAACCAAACTTATAAATTAA
- a CDS encoding class II fructose-bisphosphate aldolase: MALIDPRSVFLKLNAENKAIFAFNVLNLETLLAVIKAGEISQKPLIIQLSQGAIKYSRIEILAPMILSAIQNSSGKFIFHLDHCDDLNLFEKYLEFGFNSAMFDGSNFPIDENIEKSLKAKSIADKKNVFLELEIGQIGGKEIGHQENTEQILEIDSVKKFYQKTESDLLAIAFGTAHGIYKKKANLDWDLVKNFKKDYKIPLVMHGTSGLSLEEIKKAINFGINKINVGTDLLVNFSNEVEKYFQENPKSYDIRKINQKGIEKMIQKVLFYLELS; this comes from the coding sequence ATGGCACTTATTGATCCAAGATCTGTATTTTTGAAACTAAATGCAGAAAATAAAGCAATTTTTGCTTTTAATGTTTTAAATTTAGAAACACTTTTGGCCGTAATTAAAGCAGGGGAAATTTCCCAAAAACCTTTAATTATTCAGCTAAGCCAAGGGGCGATAAAATATTCACGCATTGAAATTTTAGCACCTATGATTTTATCAGCGATTCAAAATTCCTCTGGTAAATTTATTTTTCACCTTGATCACTGTGATGACTTAAATCTTTTTGAAAAATACCTTGAATTTGGTTTTAATTCTGCAATGTTTGATGGTTCAAATTTTCCAATTGATGAAAATATCGAAAAATCACTAAAAGCTAAATCGATTGCTGATAAAAAAAATGTTTTCCTTGAGCTAGAAATAGGTCAAATTGGCGGTAAAGAAATTGGTCATCAAGAAAATACTGAACAAATTCTTGAAATTGACAGTGTTAAAAAATTCTACCAAAAAACAGAATCAGATCTTCTTGCAATTGCTTTTGGAACCGCGCACGGAATTTACAAAAAAAAGGCTAATTTAGATTGAGATTTAGTCAAAAACTTTAAAAAAGACTATAAAATCCCGCTTGTTATGCACGGAACCAGCGGCCTTTCTCTAGAAGAAATTAAAAAAGCAATCAATTTTGGAATTAACAAAATTAATGTTGGCACTGACCTTTTAGTTAATTTTTCTAACGAAGTTGAAAAATATTTCCAAGAAAATCCTAAAAGTTATGACATTAGAAAAATTAATCAAAAAGGAATTGAAAAAATGATCCAAAAAGTGCTTTTTTACCTTGAATTATCATAA
- a CDS encoding PTS transporter subunit EIIC — MTVKFSGKIKKITPKQKSHKSENSVFNRILNQLQRLGKSLMFPIAVLPIAALLLRIGALIQDPSANGSIGISEAQKFIGRLISTPGGIVFDNLAIIFAIGISFGFAKDNRGEAALVGAVVWYGMTALLKQNQLAEAIYSKVLVADSGELKGLTQLLYFLKAGKPVYQLDSGVIGGIVVGIVVAFLYNKYKNVKLPQTLSFFGGRRFVPMLGILSIIPLGLFFAIIWPWAQYGLIKIGSALSDQSANRYARGFYVSVYAFLNRLLQPFGLHHILNTFVWFQLPIEGVLISPVVDSVGKTIANAGDIHTVNGDITAFNTGIIGSGGFTTGFFPLYLGGLPGAAVAMIFAAKRENRKTITTFLAGATLVSFLTGIDEPLIFTFIFISPLLWLLNAFLTSLIYMFVTWTGMSIGIGFSAGFIDYIVSFPRSWAFAKTSGILANPLWIWAFSAIMFLIQGSSFYFFIKKFDIKTLGREDKIETELSTNNENLETQSTKKIDPHNEKIAKNTDKISDKYEKMALDFIEIIGKENIEEVSNCASRLRLIVKDNKKDEQLDAKILAAGGRGIVRVGNKGLQIIVGTDVEFVADHVRKIVWK; from the coding sequence ATGACCGTTAAATTTTCTGGTAAAATTAAAAAAATTACTCCAAAGCAAAAATCACATAAATCAGAAAATTCGGTTTTCAATCGGATTTTAAACCAATTACAACGACTTGGAAAATCACTTATGTTTCCAATTGCAGTTTTGCCAATCGCTGCACTTTTATTAAGAATTGGCGCATTAATTCAAGATCCTTCGGCAAATGGTTCTATCGGAATTTCTGAGGCACAAAAATTTATCGGGCGACTAATTTCAACTCCAGGTGGAATCGTTTTTGATAATTTGGCAATTATTTTTGCAATCGGAATCTCATTTGGTTTTGCCAAAGATAACCGCGGCGAAGCCGCGCTTGTTGGTGCTGTTGTCTGATACGGAATGACGGCGCTTTTAAAACAAAATCAACTTGCTGAGGCAATTTATTCAAAAGTTTTGGTGGCCGACTCAGGCGAACTTAAAGGTCTAACGCAACTTTTGTATTTCCTAAAAGCTGGCAAGCCCGTCTACCAGTTAGACTCAGGGGTTATTGGCGGTATTGTTGTCGGAATTGTTGTTGCGTTTTTGTATAATAAATACAAAAACGTTAAATTACCACAGACACTTTCTTTTTTTGGTGGTAGACGATTTGTACCAATGTTAGGAATTTTATCAATAATTCCGCTTGGTTTATTTTTTGCAATTATTTGACCTTGGGCTCAATACGGACTAATTAAAATTGGTTCAGCCCTTTCAGATCAGAGCGCGAATCGTTATGCCCGGGGATTTTATGTCTCAGTTTATGCATTTCTTAATCGACTTTTACAGCCTTTTGGACTTCATCATATTTTAAATACTTTTGTTTGATTCCAATTGCCAATTGAAGGTGTATTAATTAGTCCTGTTGTTGATTCAGTGGGAAAAACTATTGCAAATGCTGGCGATATTCACACTGTAAATGGAGATATAACTGCATTTAATACCGGAATTATTGGTTCTGGTGGATTTACAACCGGATTTTTTCCTTTATATTTAGGTGGACTTCCTGGTGCTGCTGTGGCAATGATTTTTGCCGCAAAACGGGAAAATCGCAAAACAATTACTACATTTTTGGCAGGCGCAACACTTGTAAGTTTTCTTACTGGAATTGATGAGCCTTTAATTTTTACTTTTATTTTTATTTCACCACTTTTATGACTTTTAAATGCTTTTCTTACTTCATTAATTTATATGTTCGTGACATGAACTGGAATGAGTATCGGAATTGGATTTAGTGCCGGATTTATTGACTATATTGTCTCTTTCCCACGTTCTTGAGCCTTTGCAAAAACTAGTGGAATTTTGGCAAATCCACTATGAATTTGGGCATTTTCAGCAATAATGTTTTTAATTCAAGGCTCAAGTTTTTACTTTTTCATTAAAAAGTTTGATATTAAAACCTTAGGTCGCGAAGACAAAATTGAAACCGAATTAAGTACTAATAATGAAAATTTAGAAACTCAAAGCACCAAAAAAATAGACCCGCATAATGAAAAAATAGCTAAAAACACTGATAAAATTAGTGACAAATATGAAAAAATGGCACTAGACTTTATTGAAATTATCGGCAAAGAAAACATTGAAGAAGTCTCAAATTGTGCATCAAGACTACGACTTATTGTTAAAGATAATAAAAAAGATGAACAGCTAGATGCAAAAATTCTTGCAGCTGGTGGTCGAGGAATCGTTCGTGTTGGCAATAAAGGTTTACAAATTATAGTTGGCACTGATGTTGAATTTGTTGCTGATCACGTTCGCAAAATAGTATGAAAATAA